One genomic window of Bacillus mycoides includes the following:
- the nusA gene encoding transcription termination factor NusA, with the protein MSTELLDALLVLESEKGISKDIIIDAIEAALISAYKRNFNQAQNVRVSFNPEVGTIQVLARKDVVDNVFDPRLEISVEEARQINPNYQDGDVLEIEVTPKDFGRIAAQTAKQVVTQRVREAERGVIYSEFSDREEDIMVGIVQRQDARFIYVSLGKVEALLPVSEQMPNEQYKPHDRIRVFITKVEKTTKGPQIYVSRTHPGLLKRLFEMEVPEIYDGTVEIRSVAREAGDRSKISVYAENIDVDPVGSCVGPKGQRVQRVVDELKGEKIDIVRWSNDPVEYVANALSPSQVVKVLVDEAEKATTVVVPDHQLSLAIGKRGQNARLAAKLTGWKIDIKSESDAKQLGIVTEEDNVIAFGFDSAEDEIE; encoded by the coding sequence ATGAGCACTGAGTTGTTAGATGCTTTGCTCGTATTAGAGTCAGAAAAAGGTATTAGTAAAGATATTATTATTGATGCGATTGAAGCAGCATTAATCTCTGCTTATAAACGCAATTTCAACCAAGCACAAAACGTTCGTGTGAGCTTTAACCCAGAAGTGGGAACAATTCAAGTTTTAGCACGTAAGGACGTTGTGGATAATGTATTTGATCCACGTCTTGAAATCTCTGTAGAAGAGGCAAGACAAATTAATCCAAACTACCAAGATGGCGATGTACTAGAAATTGAAGTAACGCCAAAAGATTTTGGTCGTATTGCAGCGCAAACTGCAAAACAAGTTGTAACACAGCGAGTTCGTGAGGCGGAACGTGGTGTTATTTATTCAGAATTTAGTGATCGTGAAGAAGACATTATGGTTGGTATTGTACAGCGCCAAGATGCTCGTTTCATCTATGTAAGCTTAGGTAAAGTAGAAGCTTTATTACCTGTAAGTGAGCAAATGCCAAATGAGCAATATAAACCACATGATCGTATTCGCGTATTTATTACAAAAGTAGAAAAGACAACAAAAGGACCACAAATTTACGTATCACGTACACATCCTGGTCTTTTAAAACGTTTATTCGAAATGGAAGTTCCAGAAATTTATGATGGAACTGTAGAAATTCGCTCTGTAGCACGTGAAGCAGGCGACCGTTCTAAAATTTCTGTATATGCAGAGAATATCGATGTTGATCCAGTAGGTTCTTGTGTAGGACCGAAAGGACAACGTGTACAACGCGTTGTAGATGAACTAAAAGGTGAAAAGATTGACATCGTTCGCTGGTCGAATGACCCAGTTGAATATGTTGCAAATGCTTTAAGTCCATCACAGGTTGTTAAAGTACTTGTAGATGAAGCAGAGAAAGCAACAACTGTTGTTGTTCCAGATCACCAGCTTTCATTAGCGATTGGTAAGCGTGGACAAAATGCGCGTCTTGCAGCTAAATTAACAGGCTGGAAAATTGATATTAAAAGTGAGTCTGATGCGAAACAACTTGGTATTGTGACAGAAGAAGATAACGTAATCGCATTCGGATTCGATTCAGCTGAAGACGAAATCGAATAG
- the rimP gene encoding ribosome maturation factor RimP produces the protein MDKKVTEVVEAFAQPIVEELNLELVDVEYVQEGQDWFLRVFIDSEKGVDIEECGAVSERLSEALDKEDPIPHLYFLDVSSPGAERPLKKEKDFQQAIGKQVAIKTYEPIDGEKMFEGKLLSYDGTTITLLLTIKTRKKEIQIPMDKVANARLAVTF, from the coding sequence ATGGATAAGAAAGTCACAGAAGTTGTAGAAGCATTTGCGCAGCCAATCGTTGAAGAGTTAAATCTTGAACTTGTAGATGTAGAGTATGTGCAAGAAGGACAAGACTGGTTCTTACGCGTATTCATCGATTCTGAAAAGGGAGTCGACATTGAAGAATGCGGTGCGGTAAGTGAACGTTTAAGCGAAGCTTTAGATAAAGAGGATCCAATTCCTCATCTTTACTTTTTGGATGTATCATCTCCTGGAGCGGAACGCCCATTAAAGAAAGAGAAAGACTTCCAGCAAGCGATAGGAAAACAAGTGGCAATTAAAACATATGAGCCGATTGATGGTGAGAAGATGTTTGAAGGAAAGCTACTTTCCTACGACGGTACTACAATTACACTACTATTAACAATTAAAACACGTAAAAAAGAAATCCAAATTCCAATGGATAAAGTTGCGAATGCGCGACTTGCTGTTACGTTTTAG